In the genome of Hippoglossus hippoglossus isolate fHipHip1 chromosome 4, fHipHip1.pri, whole genome shotgun sequence, one region contains:
- the ankmy1 gene encoding LOW QUALITY PROTEIN: ankyrin repeat and MYND domain-containing protein 1 (The sequence of the model RefSeq protein was modified relative to this genomic sequence to represent the inferred CDS: substituted 1 base at 1 genomic stop codon), giving the protein MLSRTRKGVPQAAGGAGGAGGGGGGGRGGGGEEPGSGGHRADHRAAPPGKQGQLVLGVQEGIDGSRYEGEFMDRLKHGRGKYTFKNGEYHEGSYYKDYRHGDGQYCWPMGPKFTGKFYLNSREGYGQQVFLNGATFQGLFHTDQRLGPGVVTYSDGCQDVGLWDGPLLLRFCSPLEEGFSLKDFPEYAAYMDPAAAPDALTQPPILSFPKTQADRDLLLMDENCIYPPGIERFSTNGELLPLPPRRRKVLDQQFFGELWEPDINPYLGYKRDPYADLPLQARLRGNIHTHRRLAEHVCWDVAAVLSMNRDGFGPKGILEVSSEQLIRHASRGELQAVTQILKARTVYPDVADSQDNTALIAATINNHHDVMRLLLNRGVHVDKLNCEGMSALAVCQVLFYPFHSLNTSMLESPQTQVLKNPSSCGSSSQISQVDFITDPLALHNRPQTSNTTLSQHSDRSTDTEESVRRIHKEDEEVLEWNDCGAETAEEVQDEELTPEQSSDSACSVSSSTLQDTQETAHKMAAMKIENDARLETLKILLERGANPNLSKVPMPVLFLPIMASDTDGVRRLLLYGARTDIPLPPERKGLYPLHVAAALPGKAGPQITELLFCAIPDPDAQACDQDDIFEPDKVRVFCHASXQSLLKLIDELRRTFFLSCSFRTFQKAQETLSTDKQPRLNGGGRTALHVACQRDGDFQNASKVVALLLSHRASTHLLWSGHSPLSLAIASGNDQAVEELLLGGADPNLPLGREVGSALCAVSNINYHLCGDRLQLLNMLVKAGADFLMPVTVGGVVGTAVDFAYNSFNQDWRIANTPYLALKHRERETFIIRHRILSMMGNLLRQTAVRREKETLEREQQLTLNEPGAISSNKPPLRREGRPHSEEKPRKPLFKFCYHCGRSASVKLTSCGRCHKVFFCSQACNLKAWKARHKDECVMVKASAVGSQSKVVVKPQGVDRMLTGTEKVQVKLKENYSYN; this is encoded by the exons ATGTTGTCGAGGACCAGGAAAGGTGTTCCCCAGGCGGCGGGAGGAGCCGGAGGAgccgggggaggaggaggaggaggacgtggaggtggaggtgaggagCCGGGGTCAGGAGGACACAGAGCCGACCACCGAGCAGCTCCCCCCGGGAAACAGGGGCAGCTCGTCCTCGGTGTCCAGGAAGGAATCGACGGGTCCCGATACGAGGGAGAGTTTATGGACAGATTGAAACATGGAAGAGGAAAATACACCTTTAAGAACGGAGAG TACCACGAGGGCTCTTACTACAAAGACTACAGACATGGGGACGGACAGTACTGCTGGCCCATGGGACCGAAGTTCACCGGCAAGTTCTACCTCAACAGTCGGGAAGGATATGGACAACAAGTGTTTCTTAATGGAGCCACATTTCAG gGTTTGTTCCACACTGACCAGAGGTTGGGTCCGGGGGTGGTGACTTATTCCGATGGTTGTCAGGATGTGGGTCTGTGGGACGGGCCGCTCCTCCTGAGGTTCTGCTCCCCTTTAGAGGAGGGCTTTAGTCTCAAGGACTTTCCTGAATATGCTGCCTACATGGACCCAGCTGCCGCCCCAGATGCCCTGACTCAG cCGCCCATTCTCTCTTTCCCGAAG ACGCAGGCCGACCGAGACCTGCTGCTCATGGATGAGAACTGTATCTACCCCCCCGGCATAGAGAGGTTCTCAACCAACGGAGAGTTACTGCCTCTGCCCCCACGCCGGAGAAAAGTGCTGGATCAGCAATTTTTTGGCGAGCTGTGGGAGCCGGACATCAATCCGTACCTGGGCTATAAACGAGACCCATACGCCGATTTGCCATTACAGGCCCGCCTGCGGgggaacatacacacacacag ACGACTGGCTGAACATGTGTGCTGGGACGTGGCTGCCGTCCTCTCCATGAACAGGGACGGTTTTGGTCCCAAAGGGATTTTGGAGGTGTCCTCCGAGCAGCTGATCCGGCACGCATCCCGGGGGGAGCTACAGGCTGTGACTCAGATCCTCAAGGCTCGCACGGTTTACCCTGATGTCGCAGATTCACAGGACAACACTGCACTGATCGCCGCCACA ATAAACAACCACCACGATGTGATGCGCCTGTTGTTGAATAGAGGTGTTCATGTAGACAAGCTGAACTGTGAGGGGATGTCTGCCCTCGCCGTGTGTCAAGTCCTCTTCTACCCGTTTCACTCTCTGAACACCTCTATGTTGGAGTCACCTCAAACCCAA GTTTTAAAGAATCCATCTTCATGTGGGAGCAGTTCCCAGATCAGCCAAGTGGACTTCATCACGGACCCACTCGCGCTTCACAACAGACCTCAGACCTCTAACACAACCCTGAGCCAGCACTCTGACCG ATCTACAGACACTGAAGAGAGTGTGAGACGTATTCAcaaggaggatgaagaggtgttGGAGTGGAACGACTGTGGAGctgaaacagcagaagaagtTCAG GACGAAGAACTGACCCCTGAGCAGTCGTCTGACTCCGCCTGCTCCGTCAGCAGCTCGACCCTCCAGGACACACAGGAGACTGCacacaaaatggctgccatgaAAATTGA AAACGACGCTCGTTTGGAAACCCTGAAGATTCTGTTGGAGCGGGGAGCCAACCCCAACCTATCCAAGGTGCCCATGCCTGTCCTCTTTTTACCAATCATGGCGTCCGACACTGACGGCGTCCGGAGGCTGCTGCTGTATGGAGCTCGTACTGACATTCCCCTTCCACCTGAG AGGAAAGGCCTTTATCCGCTGCACGTGGCTGCAGCACTGCCTGGGAAAGCAGGTCCCCaaatcacagagctgctgttctGTGCCATCCCCGACCCGGACGCACAGGCCTGTGACCAGGACGACATCTTTGAACCAGATAAGGTGCGAGTCTTCTGTCACGCCTCATAACAGAGTTTATTGAAGCTGATTGATGAGCTCAGAAGaacgttttttctttcttgttcttTTCGGACTTTCCAGAAGGCTCAGGAAACACTGAGCACTGACAAGCAGCCACGTCTCAACGGAGGAGGCAGAACCGCTCTGCATGTGGCCTGTCAGAGAGACGGTGACTTCCAG AATGCCAGTAAGGTCGTGGCCCTTCTGCTCTCACACAGAGCCAGCACACACCTCCTCTGGAGTGGacactcccctctctctctggctaTAGCAAGTGGCAATGACCAG gctgtggaggagctgtTGTTAGGAGGCGCAGATCCCAACCTCCCTCTGGGCCGCGAGGTGGGCAGCGCCCTCTGTGCTGTCTCCAACATCAACTACCATTTGTGTGGCGACAGACTTCAActg CTGAACATGTTAGTTAAGGCTGGTGCTGACTTCCTGATGCCGGTTACGGTGGGTGGCGTTGTGGGAACCGCAGTCGACTTTGCATACAACTCCTTTAACCAG GACTGGCGTATTGCCAACACTCCCTATCTTGCTTTGAAACATCGGGAGAGGGAAACATTCATAATACGGCACCGGATTCtgagcatgatgggaaatcTGCTGAGACAGACGGCTGTCCGGAGGGAGAAGGAGACTttagagagagaacagcagcTCACACTAAATG AGCCTGGTGCCATTTCCTCCAACAAGCCCCCCCTCAGACGTGAAGGTCGACCACACAGTGAAGAAAAACCCAG gaaaCCCTTGTTCAAGTTCTGCTATCACTGCGGTCGCTCTGCGTCCGTGAAGCTGACGTCTTGTGGCCGCTGCCACAAGGTTTTCTTCTGCTCGCAGGCCTGTAATTTGAAGGCATGGAAGGCAAGACACAAGGACGAGTGTGTCATGGTGAAAG CGTCTGCTGTTGGATCCCAGAGTAAGGTGGTGGTAAAACCCCAGGGAGTCGACAGGATGCTGACAGGGACAGAGAAGGTCCAAGTCAAGCTGAAGGAAAACTACAGCTACAACTGA
- the LOC117760505 gene encoding E3 ubiquitin-protein ligase RNF14-like isoform X2, with product MNSDLEEQEDELLALLSIFGPEEFVRNESSPAGEIRVSVELPADFTVALTEGGTVRQYELSSLPPLLLTFELPADYPSSSPPSFTLTCSWMILSQLSALCSQLTDLYQATGGAVVLFSWAQFLKEDALRFLEVHTHLELPSDDHSSQHFSLNSQNQNNGDTSESGVSAPPLEVIPAEGPNPPTSDWSSTDSQGAGALQESSSPSQHEFSEDSGPSDDSQPSARESEPSDQIQNGLSSEDNKTQPLPLADPDQNSEDSSNERDVSSLLPSGPSGEFDHIEQGASALPLHPREFVQNKEPTLSSLPPTPSLTLLSQLLIHDAAQKQREFSVTLFDCGVCCVGWLGSECVQLPECGHIFCQACLSQICKMQITEGNVRGVTCPETSCKASPTPAQVRSLVGEELFSRYDRLLLQSTLDLMSDVTYCPRRSCGSPVIVEKSHTAALCSVCRFPFCVGCRKTYHGAQDCQKKKSLKDLMEADLQQGHVDVPQSQGARGK from the exons ATGAACTCTgacctggaggagcaggaggacgaACTCCTCGCTCTCCTCAGCATCTTCGGGCCGGAGGAGTTTGTCCGGAATGAGTCGAGTCCTGCCGGTGAAATCCGAGTGTCGGTGGAGCTTCCTGCTGACTTCACTGTGGCTCTGACAGAAG GTGGAACCGTGAGACAGTATGAGCTGTCgtccctcccccctctgctccTGACCTTTGAACTCCCTGCAGATTACCCAtcatcctcccctccttccttcacCCTGACCTGCAGCTGGATGATACTCTCACAG cTCTCTGCACTGTGCTCTCAGCTCACTGACCTCTACCAGGCCACCGGaggcgctgtggtgctcttcTCCTGGGCCCAGTTCCTCAAAGAGGATGCCCTCAGGTTCCTGGAGGTTCATACTCACCTGGAGCTCCCCTCGGACGATCACAGCTCTCAGCACTTTAGCCTGAACTCACAGAATCAGAACAATGGAGACACGTCAGAATCAGGGgtctctgctccacctctggAGGTGATACCTGCTGAAGGCCCAAATCCTCCCACCTCAGACTGGAGCAGCACAGACTCTCAGGGAGCTGGAGCATTACAGGAAAGTAGTTCACCCTCCCAACATGAATTCAGTGAGGATTCAGGCCCTTCTGATGATTCCCAGCCATCTGCACGAGAGTCAGAACCAAGTGATCAGATCCAGAATGGTCTGTCGTCAGAGGATAACAAAACCCAACCTCTTCCATTGGCTGACCCTGATCAGAACAGTGAAGATTCCTCAAATGAAAGGGATGTTTCATCCTTGCTTCCCTCTGGCCCCTCAGGCGAGTTCGATCACATTGAACAAGGAGCTTCTGCTCTGCCGCTGCACCCGAGAGAATTCGTTCAGAACAAAGAGCCAACCCTCTCCAGTCTCCCCCCAACTCCGTCACTAACTCTCCTGTCGCAGCTCTTGATCCACGACGCTGCTCAGAAGCAGAGAGAGTTCTCCGTCACCCTGTTTGACTGCGGCGTGTGTTGTGTGGGCTGGCTGGGGTCGGAGTGTGTGCAGTTGCCAGAGTGTGGTCACATCTTCTGTCAGGCCTGTCTGTCTCAGATCTGTAAGATGCAGATAACAGAGGGGAACGTCCGGGGTGTCACCTGTCCTGAGACGTCCTGCAAGGCCAGTCCCACTCCTGCACAG GTGAGGAGTCTGGTCGGAGAGGAGCTGTTCAGCCGCTACGAtcgtctcctgctgcagtcGACTCTGGACCTCATGTctg ATGTGACCTACTGTCCTCGCCGCTCCTGTGGTTCGCCCGTCATCGTGGAGAAGTCCCACACCGCGGCACTGTGCTCCGTGTGCCGCTTCCCTTTCTGTGTCGGCTGCAGGAAGACGTACCACGGAGCCCAGGACtgtcagaagaagaaaagcctGAAGGACCTGATGGAAGCAGACCTTCAGCAGGGGCACGT